The Henckelia pumila isolate YLH828 chromosome 2, ASM3356847v2, whole genome shotgun sequence genome includes a window with the following:
- the LOC140883963 gene encoding uncharacterized protein, with product MQRAKLPSTKIYFYATLSFAVNYLDLEIKMGQGEETKTRPDPNIEIQERGEIFFFCRPKVEKDEAHGPEDAQRLYLVLRPESGERPIEDKQEGDKKDSASGGHGSQEVNIEKQLLLRLIVMGRKTLPDTSKKSRPYWGFVEMVTTKIEDLKAALQGGEYDTATRGHRHKPDARAAGAGVYRILRHKTHTHLVYKLEQPEEEKEAFNIAPEASFLLQIKNPDQQGSSSGFRGLQSKKKAAFPAHIQGLFGHRRYQPADPPDFLNYEGCEILLISASDDLDEELGLALKTEQDECSDLMEMLGDAGYPRPLLEGTWA from the exons ATGCAACGTGCCAAACTTCCGTCTACAAAGATTTATTTTTATGCAACACTTTCATTTGCAGTAAACTACCTTGATTTAGAAATCAAAATGGGACAAGGAGAGGAAACAAAGACCAGGCCGGACCCGAATATCGAGATTCAG GAACGAGGCGAAATATTCTTCTTCTGCAGGCCTAAAGTGGAGAAGGACGAAGCACATGGGCCTGAAGATGCACAGCGTTTGTACTTGGTTCTCCGACCAGAATCTGGGGAAAGACCCATTGAGGATAAACAAGAAGGCGATAAGAAAGATTCTGCGAGTGGTGGACATGGCAGCCAG GAAGTAAACATCGAGAAACAACTTTTATTGCGACTCATTGTGATGGGCCGTAAAACTCTTCCGGATACTAGCAAGAAGAGTAGGCCGTATTGGGGCTTTGTGGAGATGGTCACCACTAAAATTGAAGACCTTAAGGCTGCTCTCCAAGGAG GAGAATATGATACTGCAACAAGAGGTCATAGGCACAAACCCGATGCGAGGGCGGCAGGGGCAGGAGTGTATCGGATCCTGAGGCACAAGACGCACACACATTTGGTGTACAAGCTTGAACAGCCAGAAGAGGAGAAGGAAGCATTCAACATAGCTCCAGAAGCCTCGTTCCTCCTGCAGATAAAGAATCCTGACCAGCAGGGTTCTTCTTCCGGATTCAGAGGGCTGCAGAGCAAGAAGAAAGCAGCATTTCCTGCCCACATACAGGGCTTATTCGGACATCGGCGCTACCAGCCAGCAGACCCCCCTGATTTCCTCAACTATGAAGGATGTGAGATTCTACTCATATCCGCCTCCGATGATCTAGATGAAGAGCTGGGACTGGCGTTGAAGACAGAGCAGGATGAGTGCTCTGATCTAATGGAAATGTTGGGGGACGCTGGTTACCCTCGTCCCTTGCTTGAAGGCACTTGGGCCTGA
- the LOC140883964 gene encoding uncharacterized protein, producing the protein MERLPTTMASEDSKAKKKKSSGRMPSPQDLVSHYEKQGMETHQASLRVIQDMQSALFRMVSANRNRKSTDSKLDAVQSRLLNLEIKLDSKPGYPQALALGVASAGIWNAVVQLWNFVRRPTDSS; encoded by the coding sequence ATGGAGCGATTACCCACCACCATGGCATCCGAGGATAGCAAAgccaagaagaagaagagcagCGGGAGAATGCCCAGCCCCCAAGACCTCGTTTCTCACTACGAGAAGCAGGGCATGGAGACCCACCAGGCTTCTCTCAGAGTCATCCAGGATATGCAGTCTGCCCTCTTCAGGATGGTCTCCGCCAATCGCAACCGCAAGTCCACCGATTCCAAACTCGACGCCGTCCAATCTCGCCTCCTAAACCTCGAGATCAAGCTAGATTCCAAGCCCGGTTACCCTCAAGCGCTGGCTCTTGGCGTCGCCTCCGCCGGCATTTGGAATGCCGTTGTCCAGCTCTGGAATTTCGTTCGCCGCCCCACTGATTCCTCCTAG